One genomic segment of Gasterosteus aculeatus chromosome 6, fGasAcu3.hap1.1, whole genome shotgun sequence includes these proteins:
- the cdc42ep3 gene encoding cdc42 effector protein 3 produces the protein MPAKAPIYLKPNNNKKGKKFRLRDILSPDMISPPLGDFRHTIHIGKGGERDAFGDMSFLQGKYELLPGKGDVLPQYGIQSEFLRANSTGDASFAETPSPVLKNAISLPTIGGCQALTLPLISSTVLPMPPEPLEDIMGSSVKPESTEEVEILQMDTLLRSIDVFISEPSSPNSDMQTKPDVLLDLLESTHQSSFKAVAKTNKMNKSEAGFEKPSSYYINGHSGSAFKANRSLDSDMSRDSFDSISGKEDFQNKICNGSRRVNGNANCNGYERFNQDINLGFKQELSKCNGEWVDRDSGVEEGRICDLEFEFFKEKSMSEDSLTHITGSLLSLELDLGPSILDDVLNIMDK, from the coding sequence ATGCCAGCCAAAGCACCCATCTACCTGAAACCCAACAATAATAAGAAGGGAAAGAAATTTCGCCTCAGAGATATTTTGTCCCCGGACATGATCAGTCCACCCCTCGGGGACTTCCGACACACCATCCACATTGGCAAGGGCGGCGAGAGAGACGCCTTTGGAGACATGTCTTTCCTCCAGGGGAAGTACGAACTACTTCCGGGGAAGGGAGACGTCCTCCCTCAGTACGGCATCCAAAGTGAGTTTCTGAGAGCCAACAGCACCGGGGATGCGTCCTTTGCGGAGACCCCGTCTCCGGTGCTGAAGAACGCCATCTCCCTCCCAACTATTGGTGGCTGCCAAGCGCTTACcctccccctcatctcctccactgTGTTGCCAATGCCTCCGGAGCCGCTGGAGGACATTATGGGGTCCAGCGTGAAACCTGAGAGTACAGAAGAGGTTGAGATCCTGCAGATGGACACCCTTTTGCGCTCCATTGACGTCTTCATCAGCGAGCCTTCGTCTCCCAACTCAGATATGCAAACGAAGCCTGACGTCCTCCTGGATCTGCTGGAGAGCACGCATCAGTCCAGCTTTAAGGCGGTGGCCAAGACCAACAAAATGAACAAGAGTGAAGCCGGGTTTGAGAAGCCATCGTCCTATTATATCAACGGTCACAGCGGCAGCGCCTTCAAAGCTAACAGGAGCCTGGACAGTGATATGAGCAGGGACAGCTTTGACAGCATAAGCGGGAAAGAGGACTTCCAAAATAAGATCTGCAACGGCAGTAGGCGTGTCAATGGCAACGCCAATTGCAATGGATATGAACGTTTTAACCAAGACATTAACCTGGGCTTCAAGCAGGAGCTCTCCAAGTGCAATGGAGAGTGGGTGGACAGGGACAGCGGGGTCGAGGAGGGCCGCATCTGTGATTTGGAGTTTGAGTTTTTCAAGGAGAAGAGCATGTCCGAGGATTCCCTCACACACATCACAgggtctctcctctcccttgAACTCGATCTGGGCCCGTCCATCTTGGACGATGTGCTGAACATAATGGATAAATAA